The DNA sequence CACGCCACGAGCAAGATCCGCACGGAACGCGACCTGGCCGCCATCCGCACCCTCGGCTTCCGCGGCGAGGCGCTGCCGTCCATCGCCTCCGTTTCGCGGATGACGCTGGAGACGGCGGAGCGCGACGGCGACGGCACGCGCGTGGTGGTGACCGGCGGGCAGATGGCGGCGGTGGAGCCCTGCGCGCGCCGCACGGGGACGACCATCGCCGTGCGCTCGCTCTTCTTCAACGTGCCCGCCCGCGCCAAGTTCCTGCGCTCCACCGCCGCCGAGACGCGCGCGGTCAGCGAGGTCGTGACCACGCTGGCGCTCGCCCATCCGGAGGTCGCGTTCACGCTGGAGTCCAACGGCAAGGAGACGCTGGCGCTGCCCGCCTCCTCCGGCATCGCGGACCGCGTGGCCGCCATCTGGGACGCCGGCTCGGCGGACGAGCTTATGCCGCTGGCGCACCGCGACGGCGGAGTCGCGCTCGCGGGCCTGGTGCAGCGCCCGCACAGCTCGCGGCCGGGCGGGCGTCGCGCATACCTCTTCGTCAACGGGCGCACTTTCGGCGACCGGCTGATCGTGCGCGCGGCGGATCGCGGCTACCGCACCACCATCCCCGAGGGCGTGCATCCCTCGCTCTTCCTTTTCCTGGAAGTGCCGGACGGCGACGTGGACGTGAACGTGCACCCGGCCAAGGCCGAGGTCCGCTTCCGCGACCGCGCCGCCGTGGAGCGCGTGGTGGAGGAAGGCGTCCGCGCCGCGCTCGCCGGCCTGGACAGCACGCCCAGCATCGGCGCCCGGGCGTCGGCCGCGAGCCCGTCCACCGACGGCGGCGACGGGTATCGCTACGGGACGCCACGCCCCGGCTTCGGTGCCGTCCGCGAGGCGCCGGTGGATGGCGGATACCGCGCCACACCTGCCGCATCCGCATCTCCCGACCGCACGCCGTCTCCCGCGGCCGAGCCGCAGATGACGCTGTTCGTGACCGGCGGCGCATCGGCCGATGCGGGGCAGGGAAGCGCCCCCGCCGCGCCGCCCAATCCCGGCGCGGAGCTGCTGGGGCCGGCGCCGTTCATGTGGCAGGTGCACAACACGTACATCCTGGCCGAGACGCGCAGCGGCCTCATCCTCGTCGACCAGCATTCCGCGCACGAGCGGGTGCTGTACGAGGAGCTGATCCATGGCTTCGACACAGGCGCGCGAGACAGCCAGCGCCTGCTCTTCCCGCTCACGCTGCGCCTGTCGCCGGCCGAGTACGCGATGGTGGAGGAGATTCGCGGCATCCTGGACCGCGCGGGCTTCGAGGTGGAGCCGTTCGGCGGGCGCGCGGTGATCGTGCACTCGGTGCCCAACCCGCACCCGCACTTCGACGCCGAGCGCTGCCTTCGCGAGATGATCGCCGAGCTGACCGACGGCTCGCCGCTCGTGGACGGCGCGCGAACCCAGCACCAGCGCATCGCGCTCTCGTTCGCGTGCAAGGGCGCCATCAAGGCCGGGCAGCGCCTGTCGCCGCGGGAGATGAGCGAGCTGTTCGACCGCCTGTTCGCGACCGAGCTGCCCTACCACGACATCCACGGCCGCCCCACGGTGATCCAACTCTCCCTCACCGAGCTTCACCGGCGGTTCGGGCGGAGCGGATGACGCCCCCTCCCGCTCGCTTAGGCTCGCACCCTCCCCCGCAAGCGGGAGAGGGTTGGGGCTCTCATACGCGTCCCGTCCCTCAGAGCGCGGGCGGGCAGCGGACGGATGCACACCTCCCCCTCCCCGCCGTTCACCCCGGCAGCGGTATTGCCCATCACGCCCCTACAGTCGCTCGGCCACGAAACTGCTTCTAGTCCCCGCAGGGGGACTTCGTGCTTTTGTAGCTGCGACTTTAGTCGCCCGGCGTGACGCCCGTCGCGACACCTCGGCCGTCCGTTGCCAATGACCACGCCCGAATCCCTCGCCGCGCTCGCCATCGTCGGCCCCACGGCGTCCGGCAAGACGGCGCTTTCCATCGAGGTGGCGCGGCGGCTGGATGGTGAGGTGGTCTCGATGGATTCGCGGCAGGTGTACCGGCGGATGGACGTGGGCACGGCGAAGGCTACGGCGGAGCAGCGGGCGGCGGTGCCGCACCACGGGCTGGACCTCGTGGAGCCGTCGGAGCGGTTCAGCGCGGGGAAGTTCGCGCGGGCGGCGCGGGAGTGGATCGGGGAGATCCGCGGGCGGGGGCGCGTTCCGCTGCTGGTGGGCGGGACCGGTTTCTTTCTCCGGGCGCTGACGGACCCTATCTTCCGTGAGCCGCACCTGGAGCCCGCCGCGCGCGCCGCACTGGCCGCGCGGCTCGACGCCATGCCCGAGCCGGAGCTGCACCGCTGGCTGCGCGAGCTGGACCCGCCCACGGCCGCCCGCCTGAGCGCCTGGGGCGGCCGCCAGCGCCTCATGCGCGCGCTGGAGCTGCCGCTGCTCACCGGCCGCACGATGGCGTGGTGGCACGCCCACTCGCCCGCCGAGGCGCCCGCCGTGCCCGTGCTCGTCTTCGCGCTGGAGGTGCCGCGCGCCCAGCTCCGCGCCGCCATCGACGGGCGGGTGACGAAGATGGCGGAGCACGGGTTGGTGGACGAGGTGCGCGGGCTGGTGGATGCGGGGTTCCGCGAGGGCGATCCCGGGATGAACGCGACCGGGTACATCGAGCTGCTGCCGTACCTGCGCGGCGAGCGGACGCTGGACGAGGCGCTGGACCTGGTGCGCGCGAACACCCGCGCCTACGCCAAGCGTCAGGAGACGTGGTTTCGCCACAAGCTCCCCGCGGACACGGTCCGCCTGGACGGAACGCACACGGCTCCGGACCTGGAGGACGAGATCGCGGCGCGGTGGCGCGCATCGGCCGGCAGCGCATCCGCCGAGGGCTGACGGGACGCGGGAGATGCGCATCGCCCGATGACGTGACGCGGCGCGCATCTGCCGAACGCCGACCGACCGGGAGATGCGCATCTGCCGCCCATCCACCGATGTAGCAGCGGGTGGATGAAGTGAGACGGCGGACTCACGGCTATCTGCCGGAAGCTGTCTCTACAGAACGAGGGCACGACACTGACCCAGGCTCCGGAGGACCGGGGATGAAGATAGGCATCACCTGCTATCCCACGTACGGCGGCTCGGGGGCCATCGCCACCGAGCTGGGA is a window from the Longimicrobiaceae bacterium genome containing:
- the mutL gene encoding DNA mismatch repair endonuclease MutL, whose protein sequence is MPRRIHILPEKLANQIAAGEVVERPASVVKELVENALDAGASRIEVVVRNGGKTEIRVADDGHGMGKEDALLAVDRHATSKIRTERDLAAIRTLGFRGEALPSIASVSRMTLETAERDGDGTRVVVTGGQMAAVEPCARRTGTTIAVRSLFFNVPARAKFLRSTAAETRAVSEVVTTLALAHPEVAFTLESNGKETLALPASSGIADRVAAIWDAGSADELMPLAHRDGGVALAGLVQRPHSSRPGGRRAYLFVNGRTFGDRLIVRAADRGYRTTIPEGVHPSLFLFLEVPDGDVDVNVHPAKAEVRFRDRAAVERVVEEGVRAALAGLDSTPSIGARASAASPSTDGGDGYRYGTPRPGFGAVREAPVDGGYRATPAASASPDRTPSPAAEPQMTLFVTGGASADAGQGSAPAAPPNPGAELLGPAPFMWQVHNTYILAETRSGLILVDQHSAHERVLYEELIHGFDTGARDSQRLLFPLTLRLSPAEYAMVEEIRGILDRAGFEVEPFGGRAVIVHSVPNPHPHFDAERCLREMIAELTDGSPLVDGARTQHQRIALSFACKGAIKAGQRLSPREMSELFDRLFATELPYHDIHGRPTVIQLSLTELHRRFGRSG
- the miaA gene encoding tRNA (adenosine(37)-N6)-dimethylallyltransferase MiaA, whose protein sequence is MTTPESLAALAIVGPTASGKTALSIEVARRLDGEVVSMDSRQVYRRMDVGTAKATAEQRAAVPHHGLDLVEPSERFSAGKFARAAREWIGEIRGRGRVPLLVGGTGFFLRALTDPIFREPHLEPAARAALAARLDAMPEPELHRWLRELDPPTAARLSAWGGRQRLMRALELPLLTGRTMAWWHAHSPAEAPAVPVLVFALEVPRAQLRAAIDGRVTKMAEHGLVDEVRGLVDAGFREGDPGMNATGYIELLPYLRGERTLDEALDLVRANTRAYAKRQETWFRHKLPADTVRLDGTHTAPDLEDEIAARWRASAGSASAEG